In a genomic window of Sutcliffiella sp. FSL R7-0096:
- a CDS encoding carbon starvation protein A has protein sequence MNSVWLAIVGFIVFALGYRYYSKFIAEKIYRLDPDYVTPAHKYNDGVDFVPTKKVVLWGHHFSSVAGASPILGPAIALYWGWGPAFLWVILGTVFAAGVHDFGTLVLSVRNKGQSIGTLTDRLIGKRAKMLFLFIILILVLMVNAVFAWVISNLFIQFPAAVLPIFIEIPIAIWIGYAVYKRKAKMLLPSLIALAVMYGTAVLTSKVPLLQIDLVRYFGGADNTVIFGLDGVSMSFFVWIVVLLIYCYFASTLPVWKLLQPRDYINSHQLVVGLLMLYAGLLVLRPELTAPMTNEVSDVSWFPLLFITIACGAISGFHGLVASGTTSKQLDKETDARFVGYLGSVGEGVLALISIIAVATLFANAGDFRAAYSDFGAASLGGMSNFINGAAQLATGIAIPADIARTIVTVIVVSFAATSLDTSLRLMRYIITEIGSEYNFKPLTKMHVATSVAVVSSAALVLIPKGPNGFGSGGYLLWPLFGTSNQLLAGVSLLLISVWLKKQGRNFFYTFVPMVFIFSMTLYAMFVQVVFQWSGLGETDANMLLFILGGIIFVFAFWIILEAFRVFFKNDKEPPIDPSM, from the coding sequence GTGAATTCTGTATGGTTGGCAATTGTCGGATTTATCGTTTTTGCTTTGGGCTATCGTTATTATTCCAAATTCATCGCAGAAAAGATTTACCGCCTGGATCCAGATTATGTAACACCTGCCCATAAATACAATGATGGGGTGGATTTTGTACCAACGAAAAAGGTAGTCCTTTGGGGGCATCATTTCTCCTCTGTTGCGGGTGCATCGCCTATTTTAGGTCCTGCAATCGCACTTTATTGGGGATGGGGGCCAGCATTTCTATGGGTCATACTTGGTACCGTTTTTGCGGCTGGAGTTCATGATTTCGGAACCTTGGTGCTTTCAGTCAGAAACAAAGGACAATCTATCGGTACGTTGACTGACCGCTTGATCGGGAAACGTGCTAAGATGCTATTTTTATTTATCATTTTAATATTAGTTCTCATGGTCAATGCCGTGTTTGCATGGGTTATTTCCAACCTTTTCATACAGTTCCCGGCAGCGGTACTGCCAATCTTCATCGAAATTCCAATTGCAATTTGGATCGGCTATGCCGTTTATAAAAGAAAAGCGAAAATGCTCCTACCATCCTTGATTGCGCTTGCTGTCATGTATGGAACGGCTGTTTTAACAAGTAAGGTACCGTTATTGCAAATCGACTTGGTCCGATATTTCGGAGGAGCGGATAACACCGTCATCTTCGGGTTGGATGGAGTATCGATGTCGTTTTTTGTCTGGATAGTGGTATTGCTGATATATTGCTATTTTGCATCCACATTGCCTGTTTGGAAGCTTCTGCAACCACGTGACTATATCAATTCCCATCAATTGGTTGTAGGATTATTGATGCTTTATGCAGGGTTACTCGTTCTGCGTCCGGAACTTACTGCCCCGATGACAAATGAGGTAAGTGACGTCTCCTGGTTCCCATTGCTATTTATCACCATTGCTTGTGGAGCCATCTCAGGGTTCCATGGTCTTGTTGCCTCGGGTACAACCTCGAAACAGTTGGATAAAGAGACGGATGCTCGCTTTGTCGGATATTTGGGTTCTGTAGGGGAAGGTGTTCTTGCCTTGATTTCCATTATCGCTGTTGCGACATTGTTTGCAAATGCTGGTGATTTCAGGGCTGCTTACTCCGACTTCGGTGCAGCAAGCTTGGGGGGGATGTCCAACTTCATAAACGGGGCGGCCCAGCTTGCTACAGGTATCGCGATACCGGCTGACATTGCCAGAACGATCGTTACTGTAATTGTCGTCAGTTTTGCAGCGACTAGCTTAGATACTTCCTTAAGGTTGATGCGTTATATCATCACGGAGATTGGAAGCGAGTATAATTTTAAACCGTTGACTAAAATGCACGTTGCAACCTCTGTAGCGGTGGTATCGAGTGCTGCGTTGGTTTTAATACCTAAAGGTCCGAATGGGTTCGGTTCAGGTGGATACTTGCTTTGGCCATTATTTGGTACAAGTAATCAGCTATTGGCGGGAGTCAGTCTCCTTTTAATATCGGTATGGCTGAAGAAACAAGGAAGGAACTTCTTCTATACATTTGTGCCGATGGTTTTCATCTTTTCCATGACCCTTTATGCCATGTTTGTGCAAGTGGTTTTCCAGTGGTCAGGATTAGGGGAAACAGACGCGAACATGCTTCTATTCATCCTAGGTGGGATTATCTTCGTGTTCGCATTTTGGATCATCTTAGAGGCATTTAGAGTATTCTTTAAGAATGATAAAGAACCTCCGATAGACCCTTCCATGTAA
- a CDS encoding helicase-related protein, which translates to MDKLTIIHSTSLDRTKFKIEEDIQQYFETKEDLPTFVEYMEDRKHYVEQIWYNVWLNKVTNDVARKEKKQILSERGFEVEGLDKKIINQLFKNEMREYNPFDAVEWLHNSSNSDPSVWEQKYIQAREHFQKRMEEKRLQLRMDAVTDTVDQAAHKIVEENQSNYFLYVRHFVAKKVKEDLQNNPKFEETDSYRREDVLKEAGPMNASDYPTMKDFFSELTGAVHQSFDYYEEYLEYETYYFFYEKRITDYLFGFLPGLIMKDLPNEMLSEYATVTTEEFTVSKLRKLIANSFYLLVNDYMEQLQEEFVTDLLELAEQPFNLEVHVQYLIRDINDRKRKEEEILAEIQRKQEEEERMLEDIFGREYIPSNGRSTRYVIHIGETNTGKTFQALQRMKEAKSGLYLAPLRLLALEVYDTLNSDGVPCSLKTGEEEKLSPGASHFSSTVEMFYEKEFYEVIVIDEAQMIADKDRGFSWYKAITKANADEVHIVGSFSMKEMVLQLLGDTAIEINEYTRDTPLQVENRPFTLSDTKRGDALVCFSRKRVLETASVLQNNGHQVSMIYGSMPPETRKKQMQRFLDGETTVIVATDAIGMGLNLPIRRVVFLQNEKFDGTRRRRLTSQEVKQIAGRAGRKGMYDVGKVAFTGDIKAMEKLLAGKDRQVHTFAIAPTSSILERFQKYSNKLGVFFDLWEKFESPAGTEKASLNEEQILYETIEDTIIEARLTVNDLYGFLHLPFSTKEQTLVNQWKQTMEAIVTRDVLPEPFMNKDSLENVELSYKSIGLHLLFLYRLDRRTEASYWERVRESFSDEVHERLQTDVKTLTKQCKKCGKRLDSDFKYAVCDACHFSKLRKKHKNFSIKRTF; encoded by the coding sequence ATGGACAAATTGACTATTATTCACTCCACTTCCTTGGATCGAACAAAATTTAAAATTGAGGAAGACATACAGCAATATTTTGAAACGAAAGAAGATTTGCCGACCTTTGTAGAATATATGGAGGATCGGAAGCATTACGTGGAACAAATTTGGTACAACGTATGGCTTAATAAGGTAACAAATGATGTTGCCCGAAAAGAGAAAAAACAAATATTGAGTGAGAGAGGCTTTGAAGTAGAAGGGCTAGATAAGAAAATTATCAACCAACTATTTAAAAACGAGATGAGGGAATATAACCCTTTTGATGCAGTGGAGTGGTTGCATAATTCATCTAATTCAGATCCTTCCGTTTGGGAACAGAAATACATACAGGCTCGTGAGCATTTTCAGAAAAGGATGGAAGAAAAGCGCTTGCAATTACGAATGGATGCTGTTACAGATACGGTTGATCAGGCTGCTCATAAGATAGTGGAAGAAAATCAATCCAACTACTTCTTATATGTCAGACACTTTGTTGCCAAGAAGGTGAAAGAGGACTTACAGAATAACCCAAAGTTTGAGGAAACAGATTCCTATAGAAGGGAAGATGTGTTAAAAGAGGCTGGACCAATGAATGCATCTGACTATCCTACGATGAAGGATTTCTTTAGCGAGCTGACAGGTGCTGTCCATCAAAGCTTTGATTATTATGAGGAGTACTTGGAGTATGAAACGTATTATTTTTTCTATGAAAAAAGGATTACGGATTACCTGTTCGGGTTTCTCCCTGGGCTCATAATGAAAGACCTTCCAAACGAGATGTTATCTGAGTATGCAACCGTCACAACGGAAGAATTTACGGTATCTAAGCTTAGAAAATTAATTGCAAACTCTTTCTACTTATTGGTCAATGACTATATGGAACAACTACAAGAGGAATTTGTCACAGATTTGCTTGAACTTGCAGAACAACCTTTCAACCTCGAAGTTCATGTGCAATATTTAATAAGGGATATCAATGACCGTAAACGTAAAGAAGAAGAGATTCTGGCAGAAATTCAAAGAAAGCAAGAAGAAGAGGAAAGGATGCTAGAAGATATCTTCGGAAGGGAGTATATTCCATCCAATGGTAGGAGCACCCGATACGTTATACATATAGGCGAAACAAACACGGGAAAGACTTTTCAGGCCCTACAGAGAATGAAAGAAGCAAAAAGCGGTCTCTATCTTGCTCCATTGAGGCTATTGGCCTTGGAGGTTTACGATACATTAAATTCCGATGGGGTTCCATGCTCCCTTAAAACAGGGGAAGAAGAGAAGCTGTCACCAGGGGCCTCCCATTTCTCTAGTACAGTTGAAATGTTTTATGAAAAAGAATTCTATGAAGTGATTGTGATTGATGAGGCTCAAATGATTGCAGATAAGGACAGGGGCTTTTCTTGGTATAAAGCCATTACAAAAGCTAACGCGGATGAAGTGCACATTGTCGGTAGCTTCAGTATGAAGGAAATGGTCCTGCAGCTACTTGGCGATACTGCTATAGAGATAAACGAATATACAAGGGACACACCGCTCCAAGTGGAGAATCGACCGTTTACCCTATCGGATACAAAAAGAGGCGATGCCCTTGTATGCTTCTCCCGCAAAAGGGTCCTAGAGACGGCATCCGTGCTTCAAAACAACGGCCATCAAGTGAGCATGATTTATGGAAGTATGCCTCCTGAAACAAGAAAGAAGCAAATGCAACGCTTTCTCGATGGGGAAACAACCGTGATTGTTGCTACAGATGCAATTGGAATGGGCTTGAATTTACCAATTAGAAGAGTGGTTTTTTTACAAAATGAAAAGTTCGATGGCACACGAAGAAGACGTTTGACTTCACAGGAAGTGAAGCAAATTGCTGGTCGAGCCGGCCGTAAAGGTATGTATGATGTCGGAAAGGTGGCATTTACGGGAGACATAAAAGCAATGGAAAAGCTGTTAGCCGGCAAAGATCGTCAGGTACACACCTTTGCGATTGCACCAACTAGTTCTATATTGGAGCGGTTTCAGAAGTATTCCAACAAACTAGGTGTATTCTTTGACCTGTGGGAAAAGTTTGAAAGTCCTGCAGGTACAGAGAAGGCCTCTCTAAATGAAGAACAGATTCTGTATGAAACGATCGAGGATACCATTATTGAAGCTAGGTTGACAGTAAATGATCTGTATGGTTTTTTACATCTACCGTTTTCTACAAAAGAACAAACACTCGTTAACCAATGGAAGCAAACAATGGAAGCTATCGTAACAAGGGATGTATTGCCCGAACCGTTCATGAATAAAGATAGCCTGGAAAATGTCGAGCTATCATATAAATCCATCGGGCTTCATTTACTCTTCTTATATAGATTGGACAGAAGGACGGAAGCCTCTTATTGGGAAAGAGTAAGAGAATCTTTCAGTGATGAAGTGCATGAACGACTCCAAACAGATGTGAAAACGCTGACCAAACAATGCAAGAAATGCGGAAAGAGACTGGATTCCGATTTTAAATATGCAGTTTGTGATGCTTGTCACTTTTCGAAACTACGGAAAAAGCATAAGAATTTTAGTATAAAACGAACATTTTAG
- a CDS encoding ArsA family ATPase has translation MSKLINHKIIFIGGKGGVGKSTTASAIAELLSEHNRKVLLVSTDPAHNIGDIFHVKPKDTPLAVSTFLHLLEINPQTESKRYIEEVKTNLKGLVKATMVEEVHRQIDLASASPGADESALFDKITSIVLEEYEAYDHIIFDTAPTGHTIRLLTLPELMNVWISGLLDKRKKVQQNYTQLLNDGEPIDDPIFDKLQVRKQKFVKVRDILLDQSKTAYGFVLNAERLPILETEKAIGMLYKHDIEVSTVFVNKVIPDHADGVFMENRRKNERPYLKQIHTIFQKQEIITIPLFEHDISTAEHLKKYANTLKSSQTILNS, from the coding sequence ATGAGTAAGCTAATAAACCATAAGATCATATTTATCGGCGGTAAAGGAGGAGTAGGGAAATCCACTACAGCTTCGGCAATCGCAGAATTATTATCTGAACACAATAGAAAAGTCCTCTTGGTATCAACAGATCCTGCCCATAATATAGGGGACATATTTCACGTTAAGCCAAAAGATACACCATTAGCGGTCAGTACATTCCTGCATCTACTGGAGATCAATCCACAGACCGAATCAAAGAGATATATAGAAGAAGTGAAAACAAATTTAAAAGGATTGGTAAAGGCGACAATGGTGGAAGAGGTGCACCGGCAAATCGACCTTGCCAGCGCGTCACCAGGAGCTGATGAATCCGCTCTCTTTGATAAAATAACTTCCATAGTATTGGAAGAATACGAAGCATATGATCACATCATTTTTGACACCGCTCCAACTGGACATACAATCAGGCTGCTTACATTGCCTGAACTGATGAACGTTTGGATCAGTGGTCTTTTAGATAAGAGAAAGAAAGTCCAGCAAAACTATACCCAGCTGTTAAATGATGGGGAGCCGATTGATGATCCGATCTTCGATAAACTGCAAGTAAGAAAACAGAAATTCGTAAAAGTAAGAGATATTCTTCTAGACCAAAGTAAAACAGCCTATGGATTCGTACTGAACGCAGAGCGACTACCTATCCTTGAAACGGAAAAAGCTATTGGCATGTTATATAAACATGACATAGAGGTATCAACCGTATTTGTAAATAAAGTAATTCCGGATCACGCAGATGGCGTTTTTATGGAAAACAGAAGAAAAAATGAACGTCCCTATTTAAAACAAATCCATACTATATTTCAAAAACAAGAAATTATTACAATCCCTTTGTTCGAACATGATATTTCTACAGCAGAACATTTAAAGAAGTACGCCAATACTCTGAAATCTTCTCAAACTATCCTCAACTCTTAA
- a CDS encoding YrvL family regulatory protein: MGHDNDPNLNVTDKIILAISMTFLVILAIFVIGGGFVFGFAGLFQLFSVDYESKSALIYYVMLLIPLTLLFEVATFFVILRLIILLKKPWAILTTTAATKYLFSWFPLYLTDEIIPTIAVPLHTELVAALLLCLLDSIFHKKR; encoded by the coding sequence ATGGGACACGATAACGATCCGAATTTGAACGTTACCGATAAGATCATTCTGGCCATTTCTATGACGTTTCTAGTTATTCTTGCTATATTCGTTATTGGCGGAGGATTTGTTTTTGGATTCGCAGGACTTTTCCAGCTCTTCAGTGTTGATTATGAATCAAAAAGCGCTTTAATTTATTATGTGATGTTATTGATTCCTCTCACTTTACTATTTGAAGTAGCAACATTCTTCGTTATACTCCGACTAATCATTCTTCTTAAAAAGCCTTGGGCCATTCTTACAACAACAGCAGCTACCAAATATCTATTCAGCTGGTTTCCTTTGTATTTAACAGATGAAATAATTCCTACCATAGCCGTTCCTCTTCATACGGAACTAGTTGCTGCATTACTCCTTTGTCTTCTTGATAGTATTTTTCACAAAAAAAGATGA
- the speD gene encoding adenosylmethionine decarboxylase, protein MSSEKRITLHEFNNLTKSLSFNMYDICYTKTKQERESYIDYIDEQYNADRLTKILKNVADLIGAHVLNVAKQDYVPQGASVTVLVSEGPVVEVPNESYEESPGPLPDSVVCQLDKSHITVHTYPEYHPVEGISTFRADIDVSTCGEISPLKALNYLIHSFETDIMTMDYRVRGFTRDINGNKLFIDHDINSIQNYIPNDVKSLYDMIDVNIYQENIFHTKCRLKEFDLNNYLFGYSKDTLSDDERYEITNKLTNEMDEIFYGKNINFGHSEKD, encoded by the coding sequence TTGTCTTCAGAAAAAAGGATCACACTACATGAGTTTAATAATTTAACCAAGTCCCTGAGTTTCAACATGTATGATATTTGTTATACAAAAACAAAGCAGGAACGGGAATCCTATATAGATTACATTGATGAACAATACAATGCTGATCGTTTGACAAAAATATTGAAAAATGTTGCGGACCTCATTGGCGCCCATGTATTGAATGTGGCAAAACAGGACTATGTTCCACAAGGTGCTAGTGTTACTGTTCTCGTTTCTGAAGGACCTGTGGTAGAAGTCCCGAACGAGTCCTATGAAGAATCACCTGGACCATTGCCGGATTCAGTGGTATGCCAGCTTGACAAAAGCCATATTACCGTCCATACCTATCCGGAATACCATCCGGTAGAAGGTATAAGTACGTTTCGCGCAGATATTGATGTATCAACATGTGGGGAGATATCTCCATTAAAAGCATTAAACTATCTGATACATTCCTTTGAAACGGATATTATGACCATGGACTATCGTGTACGCGGATTTACAAGAGATATAAATGGTAACAAGCTGTTTATCGATCATGACATCAACTCCATACAAAACTACATACCAAACGATGTGAAAAGCTTGTACGATATGATTGATGTCAATATCTATCAGGAGAATATATTCCATACAAAATGCCGTTTAAAAGAGTTTGATTTGAACAATTACCTATTTGGGTATTCCAAAGATACGCTGTCAGATGATGAACGGTATGAAATTACAAACAAGCTCACAAATGAAATGGATGAAATATTCTACGGTAAGAATATCAATTTCGGTCATTCTGAAAAAGATTAA
- a CDS encoding CBASS cGAMP-activated phospholipase — MKMLCLDGGGIRGVLAVSILLEIEKEYNQPISELVDLVAGTSTGSIIASSISIKKPMEDVLTGYKVYGKKIFTRQAKVGLFKSIYSDRHLRRFIMQAFGNRRMADITNPLLIPAVDLTHGRPFVHRSNFGNKAAKDLSIHLWDAVLSSCSAPVYFPPNNIGNDYLSIDGGLWANNPSMVCITEGLEYFKMKLEDIEILSIGTGLQKIDFTIQKNKYWGVKQWLPFHFPSMKVTPKLLDLALQLSSESVSYQCRHLLGDNYIRLNKELGEEIPFDDITYMEELIQLGQAVYHEQKEVIRNFLKC, encoded by the coding sequence ATGAAAATGTTATGTCTTGATGGGGGAGGTATCAGGGGTGTTTTGGCAGTTTCCATTCTCCTTGAAATCGAAAAAGAATACAACCAACCGATTTCAGAATTAGTGGACCTTGTAGCAGGAACAAGTACAGGTTCCATCATCGCATCATCCATATCAATAAAAAAACCGATGGAAGATGTATTAACTGGATATAAAGTATATGGAAAAAAGATATTCACCCGTCAAGCAAAGGTGGGACTGTTTAAAAGTATCTACAGCGATCGGCATCTTCGTCGATTTATCATGCAGGCGTTTGGTAACCGTAGGATGGCGGACATTACAAATCCCTTGTTAATTCCTGCTGTGGACTTAACACATGGCCGGCCATTTGTTCACCGCTCCAACTTTGGAAACAAGGCTGCGAAGGATCTTTCCATTCATTTATGGGATGCTGTCCTTTCCTCATGTTCTGCTCCTGTATATTTCCCTCCAAACAATATTGGGAACGACTATCTTTCCATAGACGGGGGTTTGTGGGCGAACAATCCATCAATGGTATGTATAACCGAAGGGTTGGAATATTTCAAAATGAAACTAGAAGACATAGAGATACTGTCTATTGGAACAGGGCTTCAAAAAATTGATTTTACCATTCAGAAAAATAAATATTGGGGTGTGAAACAATGGCTGCCTTTTCACTTTCCATCAATGAAGGTCACTCCCAAACTTTTAGATCTTGCTTTACAATTATCATCTGAATCTGTGTCCTATCAATGCAGGCACCTTTTGGGGGACAATTACATCCGGCTTAATAAAGAGTTGGGAGAGGAAATACCGTTTGACGATATAACATATATGGAAGAACTGATACAACTTGGTCAAGCGGTTTATCATGAGCAGAAAGAAGTGATCAGGAACTTCCTGAAATGTTGA
- a CDS encoding DUF1871 family protein: MEGYISVSMQRKKEIVTKIVNEWDPMYLLAMGAGEDRYQHEIEKMVDALQQVNTVDEFAERIKQYMDHSFSTDFSSITCLQVEVLIWEEVNK; the protein is encoded by the coding sequence ATGGAGGGTTATATCAGTGTATCCATGCAAAGAAAAAAAGAAATCGTCACCAAGATCGTTAATGAATGGGACCCGATGTATCTACTTGCAATGGGAGCTGGGGAAGACAGGTACCAACATGAGATAGAAAAAATGGTAGATGCACTACAACAAGTTAACACGGTAGACGAATTTGCTGAACGGATTAAACAGTATATGGATCATTCTTTTTCAACTGATTTTTCCTCCATAACATGCTTGCAAGTTGAGGTTTTAATTTGGGAAGAAGTGAATAAATAA
- a CDS encoding serine protease, giving the protein MKKIDDGELKDFEEPSLEDFQITEEELAIKKRKKQKRQKTIKYITFFIILALLVNIWGIFPRIVNVPSIQFLLKSNELSKDSDIQTWKEAVVTINGNGRKGTGFLIEPDGIIVTNLHVIDKMELIQVSFSNGEFYSAEIFKKDTDNDIALLKVSGQKENLPSLPLSDQLIEANQPIYIIGNPLAHTFVVNEGTSGEMVRASLLSDVLIIDVPVHSGNSGSPVITKNGVVVGVVYATSKENKGLAIPAKQILELLDSD; this is encoded by the coding sequence GTGAAAAAAATAGATGACGGTGAATTAAAGGACTTTGAGGAGCCTTCATTGGAGGATTTTCAAATTACCGAAGAAGAATTAGCAATTAAAAAAAGAAAAAAACAGAAACGTCAAAAGACAATAAAGTATATTACATTTTTTATCATATTGGCCCTATTAGTGAATATATGGGGCATCTTTCCCCGTATCGTAAACGTCCCATCTATACAATTTTTGTTAAAATCCAATGAATTATCAAAAGATAGTGATATACAAACATGGAAGGAAGCTGTAGTAACAATTAACGGAAACGGTAGAAAAGGAACTGGATTTCTCATCGAACCTGATGGAATAATTGTTACAAATCTTCATGTAATTGATAAAATGGAGCTAATACAGGTTTCCTTTTCAAATGGAGAATTTTACTCAGCAGAGATTTTCAAAAAGGATACTGATAATGATATCGCTTTGTTAAAAGTTAGTGGACAGAAAGAAAATCTCCCTTCACTTCCTTTAAGCGATCAACTGATTGAAGCAAATCAACCTATTTATATCATTGGAAATCCCCTCGCACATACTTTCGTTGTAAATGAAGGCACTTCTGGTGAAATGGTACGTGCATCTCTACTTTCGGATGTTTTAATTATTGATGTTCCAGTGCATTCCGGAAACAGTGGGAGCCCTGTCATTACGAAAAATGGTGTAGTGGTAGGGGTGGTATATGCTACATCAAAGGAGAATAAGGGACTTGCTATACCAGCGAAGCAAATACTAGAGCTTTTAGACTCAGATTAA
- a CDS encoding cory-CC-star protein — MDILEKFKKVIDIYDEILQQPHRTEIARELRDEEDLFTLLCFSEMLGLQNPAFYYTLELYPFVIERFHDWHLRMGMEKSPLNGIRCC; from the coding sequence ATGGACATCCTGGAAAAATTCAAGAAGGTCATTGATATCTATGATGAAATCCTACAACAGCCCCATAGAACCGAAATTGCAAGGGAGTTGAGGGATGAAGAGGACTTATTCACCCTACTTTGCTTTTCTGAAATGCTGGGACTCCAAAATCCCGCTTTCTACTACACCCTGGAGCTATATCCATTTGTCATTGAACGGTTCCATGACTGGCATCTTCGAATGGGAATGGAGAAATCTCCGCTTAATGGAATACGCTGCTGTTAG
- a CDS encoding FAD-binding oxidoreductase: protein MKSVIIIGAGILGASTAYHLSKNGVNVTVVDRFDKGQATDAAAGIICPWISQRRNKAWYTLVKKGAKYYTSLIEQLQLDGETETGYNRVGAMSLHKDPEKLLKMAERAIKRREEAPEIGEVTVLSPAQTKELFPVLSEEYGSVLVSGGAKVNGRALRNALINASKKHGATYISGDARLVKYGDLVTGVEVGKNKIQADQVILTGGAWSKETLQPIGIHFDVVPQKAQIIHLKISNKDTQNWPVVMPPNNQYILTFDNGRIVMGATHEDEAGFDTRVTAGGMNEILGKCLEVAPGLSDGTVLETRVGFRPFTPGFLPIIGRVPTHENVLIANGLGASGLTSGPFLGAELARLAMGEPMELDIRNYDINGAIGDQS, encoded by the coding sequence ATGAAAAGTGTTATTATAATCGGGGCGGGCATACTTGGAGCCTCTACCGCCTACCATCTATCCAAAAATGGCGTGAATGTGACCGTCGTGGACCGCTTTGATAAAGGACAAGCAACAGATGCTGCAGCAGGAATCATCTGCCCGTGGATTTCCCAGCGACGTAACAAAGCTTGGTACACGCTTGTTAAAAAAGGAGCGAAATACTATACCTCCCTTATAGAACAGTTACAACTGGACGGTGAAACTGAAACCGGGTATAACCGTGTTGGGGCGATGAGTTTACATAAAGATCCGGAAAAGCTTTTGAAAATGGCGGAAAGGGCCATAAAAAGAAGAGAAGAAGCACCGGAAATTGGCGAGGTTACAGTGCTGAGCCCCGCTCAAACAAAAGAGCTTTTCCCAGTATTATCAGAGGAATATGGATCCGTACTGGTAAGCGGAGGAGCTAAAGTAAATGGAAGAGCTTTACGCAATGCGCTAATAAACGCATCAAAAAAACATGGTGCAACCTACATTTCTGGCGATGCGAGGCTTGTGAAGTACGGCGATTTGGTAACAGGGGTGGAGGTAGGAAAGAACAAGATACAAGCCGATCAGGTAATCCTGACCGGGGGTGCTTGGTCTAAAGAAACCCTTCAACCTATTGGAATCCACTTTGATGTCGTTCCGCAAAAAGCTCAAATCATCCACTTGAAAATCTCTAATAAGGATACTCAGAATTGGCCGGTGGTAATGCCACCGAACAACCAATATATCTTGACTTTTGACAATGGGCGGATAGTTATGGGTGCAACGCATGAAGATGAAGCTGGTTTTGACACCAGGGTGACTGCTGGAGGTATGAATGAAATTTTAGGGAAGTGCTTGGAGGTAGCTCCTGGACTATCCGATGGGACTGTGCTGGAAACTAGAGTGGGTTTCCGTCCCTTCACACCAGGATTTCTACCTATTATCGGCAGGGTCCCAACGCATGAAAATGTATTAATAGCAAATGGCCTGGGAGCATCCGGTTTAACTAGCGGTCCTTTTTTAGGTGCAGAGCTTGCAAGACTTGCAATGGGGGAACCAATGGAGCTTGACATCCGCAACTACGATATCAATGGGGCAATCGGGGATCAATCGTAA
- a CDS encoding YceI family protein — protein sequence MAKTVWNVDKSHSTVDFSVKHMMFATVKGGFHEYDATIVADPTDLTTADIEFTVDVASIDTRSSDRDAHLRSADFFDVDNHPKMTFKATNIEKTDEDEYNVTGELTLHGTKKSETFSVVFEGTGQDPWGNEKAGFAVEGKIKRSDYGLTWNAPLEAGGVLVGDQIKIALQLQAAKG from the coding sequence ATGGCTAAAACAGTATGGAATGTTGACAAATCTCACAGCACAGTGGACTTTTCGGTGAAACACATGATGTTCGCTACAGTTAAGGGTGGATTTCATGAATATGATGCAACAATCGTCGCAGATCCAACAGATTTAACAACAGCGGATATCGAGTTTACTGTGGATGTAGCAAGTATTGATACACGTAGCAGTGATCGTGATGCTCACCTTCGCTCTGCAGACTTCTTCGACGTGGATAACCATCCGAAAATGACGTTTAAGGCGACAAACATTGAAAAAACGGACGAAGACGAATACAACGTTACGGGAGAACTTACCCTTCACGGTACAAAAAAATCAGAGACCTTCTCTGTTGTTTTCGAAGGAACTGGCCAAGACCCATGGGGAAATGAAAAGGCCGGTTTTGCAGTAGAAGGCAAAATTAAGCGCAGCGACTATGGCTTAACATGGAATGCTCCACTTGAAGCTGGCGGCGTGCTGGTTGGAGATCAGATTAAAATTGCATTGCAACTTCAAGCTGCTAAGGGCTAA